The following proteins are co-located in the Blastopirellula marina genome:
- a CDS encoding DUF4304 domain-containing protein has protein sequence MRRSVTPVLKPLGFKKSSANYHRRLGDVVQVVNLQVSHGSTALSLSFYINVGLAFDAVCKLTDNTVSEKPKEYECDARGMRARLETLVADVPDVWTCEPGNVDEVAPQLSVAIEALSRDLNAIDSVAAYREHRWFDQMRSLNAQIFYLLGDFDSAWQTLVTFSQQFETDRPLSKPGWWVEQLGLTKLADRS, from the coding sequence ATGCGGCGATCGGTGACGCCGGTTTTAAAGCCGCTTGGCTTCAAAAAGTCTTCCGCCAATTATCACCGTCGGCTGGGTGATGTCGTGCAAGTTGTTAACTTACAAGTCAGTCATGGTTCGACGGCGCTTTCGCTCTCGTTCTACATAAACGTGGGATTGGCTTTCGATGCGGTTTGCAAGTTGACAGACAACACCGTTTCGGAAAAACCAAAAGAGTACGAATGCGATGCGCGCGGGATGCGTGCTCGACTAGAGACGTTAGTTGCTGATGTCCCTGACGTCTGGACGTGCGAACCAGGCAATGTCGATGAAGTAGCGCCCCAGCTGAGCGTCGCCATCGAAGCACTGAGCCGCGACTTAAATGCCATTGATAGCGTCGCCGCCTATCGTGAGCATCGCTGGTTCGATCAAATGCGGTCGCTTAATGCTCAGATTTTTTATCTGCTGGGCGACTTCGATAGTGCCTGGCAGACGCTAGTCACCTTTTCGCAGCAATTTGAAACCGATCGTCCCCTTAGTAAACCAGGCTGGTGGGTCGAACAACTCGGACTCACGAAACTGGCGGATCGATCGTAA
- a CDS encoding carboxypeptidase-like regulatory domain-containing protein: MSRFYSWSAAGFCLVVLFACQGCFGGSGVPLADVEGVVTKDGKPVAAATVVFNPSEGRPSSGTTDEKGTFHLQFTEDYDGAVLGTHNVTISLPGNSAPTGPVASGTRPQRPKGSGIEEFKWPEPVTVEKSGNQFTFDL, translated from the coding sequence ATGAGCAGATTTTATTCCTGGTCGGCCGCTGGTTTTTGCCTGGTCGTTCTGTTTGCATGCCAGGGGTGCTTTGGTGGAAGCGGCGTTCCGTTGGCTGACGTGGAAGGCGTTGTTACCAAAGATGGAAAGCCTGTCGCTGCTGCCACTGTTGTGTTTAATCCGAGTGAAGGACGGCCTTCGAGCGGCACCACGGACGAAAAAGGAACGTTCCATCTGCAGTTTACCGAGGACTACGATGGAGCCGTTTTAGGGACACATAACGTCACCATCAGTCTGCCAGGCAACAGCGCACCAACAGGCCCGGTTGCTTCTGGAACGCGTCCACAACGACCTAAGGGATCCGGAATTGAAGAATTCAAATGGCCGGAACCTGTCACCGTCGAGAAGTCGGGAAACCAGTTTACCTTCGACCTGTAA
- a CDS encoding SRPBCC domain-containing protein produces the protein MNSSEVSPARCIQFDVAIPIEAPPERVWQALTLETNAWWLAEFRMVSADSTVTFDLSPGGQGLIETSLDGSFLQWYAVQAYFPQSKKIYLAGYLAADYGGPSTNLLILSVVVTDHGSELQLVDSHHGSVDEKTIASIQEGWQQLFGDGLKRYVEGLC, from the coding sequence ATGAATTCATCTGAAGTCTCACCGGCCCGATGTATCCAGTTCGACGTGGCGATTCCGATCGAAGCGCCACCTGAACGAGTTTGGCAGGCGCTGACTTTAGAGACGAACGCCTGGTGGTTGGCCGAGTTTCGGATGGTCTCGGCCGATTCGACCGTGACCTTCGATTTAAGCCCAGGCGGGCAAGGCTTGATCGAAACTTCCTTGGACGGCAGCTTTTTGCAATGGTACGCCGTTCAGGCCTATTTCCCGCAATCCAAAAAGATCTATCTCGCTGGCTATCTGGCCGCAGATTACGGCGGGCCATCGACGAATTTGTTGATCTTGAGCGTCGTTGTCACAGATCATGGCAGCGAGTTACAACTGGTCGACTCGCACCATGGTTCGGTCGACGAGAAGACGATTGCCTCGATTCAGGAAGGTTGGCAGCAACTGTTTGGCGACGGACTAAAGCGATACGTCGAAGGGTTATGCTAA
- a CDS encoding DUF1559 domain-containing protein produces the protein MSFRSPVASRRHAFTLVELLVVIAIIGVLIALLLPAVQQAREAARRMSCSNNMKQMGLAIHNYHDTYRAFPPIGIGEVYNPSGWSRQASWMARILPFIEQKAAYDLANLPDSTYDNVDAGWAAPARGWKALAQTRVEGYWCPSSPLKQTASYPTTGATQGLGAPATIDIQIPDYAANGGSVYKGGTTSTFSDKQAWGWGGYIADNGALGIIYRKDVNPPFPGQQTSFAVLTDGSSNTIMVGEQSNFLNKTHDARAGLVNGGFWSCGSGTDSNILNNYTATLYPINAVNVAWMAMAPDWGLDTYVFNNTAFRSAHPGGAQFTMADGSSRFISETINFATYTALMDRADGVPVGEF, from the coding sequence ATGTCGTTTCGTTCCCCGGTCGCCTCGCGGCGGCACGCATTCACCTTGGTGGAACTCTTGGTGGTGATCGCCATTATTGGTGTGTTGATTGCCCTGCTCTTGCCCGCCGTTCAACAAGCTCGTGAAGCCGCACGCAGAATGTCGTGCAGCAACAACATGAAGCAGATGGGTCTGGCGATTCATAACTATCACGATACTTATCGCGCGTTCCCGCCGATCGGTATTGGAGAAGTGTACAACCCCAGCGGTTGGTCGAGGCAAGCTTCGTGGATGGCGAGAATCTTGCCGTTCATCGAACAGAAGGCCGCCTACGATTTAGCGAACCTCCCCGATAGCACATACGACAACGTGGATGCAGGTTGGGCGGCGCCGGCGCGCGGATGGAAAGCACTAGCTCAAACTCGTGTCGAAGGGTACTGGTGCCCTTCGAGTCCTTTGAAGCAAACTGCCAGCTATCCGACTACGGGAGCAACCCAAGGTCTTGGTGCGCCGGCGACCATCGATATCCAAATCCCAGACTACGCGGCCAACGGTGGTTCGGTGTACAAGGGAGGAACTACCTCGACGTTCAGCGACAAACAGGCCTGGGGTTGGGGTGGTTACATTGCTGACAACGGTGCCCTGGGAATTATCTATCGAAAAGACGTCAATCCTCCGTTTCCGGGACAGCAAACCTCGTTTGCCGTTCTCACCGACGGATCGAGTAATACCATCATGGTTGGCGAACAGTCGAATTTTCTGAACAAGACTCACGACGCACGCGCTGGACTGGTTAATGGTGGCTTTTGGTCGTGTGGCTCCGGAACCGACAGCAACATTCTGAACAATTACACGGCCACTCTTTATCCAATTAACGCGGTGAATGTTGCCTGGATGGCCATGGCTCCTGACTGGGGACTCGATACGTATGTTTTCAATAACACGGCGTTTCGTTCGGCGCATCCTGGTGGTGCTCAGTTCACCATGGCCGATGGATCATCCCGATTCATCTCGGAAACGATTAACTTCGCTACATACACGGCGCTGATGGATCGAGCCGATGGTGTGCCGGTCGGCGAATTCTAA
- a CDS encoding SHD1 domain-containing protein: MKRLGVIILVAVLASATTTVVLWMLLTSAAPAVPEGGNQAPSGEVTSPVDPSPVADENVGTTTPPQTNQPPSETIHTLLPSDWVPLSGVELTQVPVGFEITEDEKRGLHFVKEQLPEADQKFTQFMQNKFWITNKNALYGNFQVSLRMIVPSSTTGGRIDSIGVRAVDGSWEVSFQGPGRAGFDTEHTFDLVRQGDVVHLTHDDRMISGRIFNRKSRPQKPSQLEDACHFFIKINGHDEFWITKLDLTRPAGLKKGVKRFNDFIPEGAVLPSDIAERPKRTGEQVVQLPGEIEEICWGENGRSLIAYVPTTRKLFVIDVDQRKQRGEILVESEVVRFAAGKDKLIISPNPYTLERWDLASLTKEAEVSLAADEQVLEVSMGSAADGPLLVVKQSGEQEAEPSLWNAQTLQPLDMPITYESKRSRGSPLPWGRKPQIRAAANGQVFGVTGPQESFQLLCEPSRATLTLERSSSDRIQLIIPDPFGRRQFGMRSSTYTPNFHSGTPGIPIPAMQGNFCLKAALLRSDDAAPLDLCPAYVKFFVDGDEDPFTSLKDLDLTLPKESFMNKWRETRLADDQRIQWIPDLDTIVTLPHSGGRIVFRAFDMEQIWEKTDYNYLYVVDPTPIVAVRGTTLEYQLEFRSKVEPITIRRVNPSAFRGLKVSDSGLIQWEVPTEFKASTDRLTILLKAGEREVEFPMTIRVVDPAPKTPSAANADPTPWSSKSEEPKPPAMRTWTDRETGRTIQASLVSVSEGTIRIVRADGQPFDLALDRLSDEDKAYVSSRRDQLKQDTDR, encoded by the coding sequence GTGAAACGTCTCGGTGTCATAATCCTCGTTGCCGTCTTGGCATCTGCAACGACTACCGTCGTGTTGTGGATGCTTCTGACCAGCGCGGCGCCTGCGGTGCCTGAAGGTGGCAATCAAGCCCCTTCTGGCGAAGTGACCTCCCCAGTGGATCCTTCACCCGTGGCGGACGAGAACGTGGGCACCACGACGCCGCCCCAAACCAACCAACCGCCCAGCGAAACAATTCATACTCTGCTCCCTTCCGACTGGGTACCACTTTCTGGAGTCGAACTTACGCAAGTGCCGGTCGGTTTCGAGATCACGGAAGATGAGAAGCGGGGACTGCATTTTGTGAAAGAGCAGCTTCCCGAAGCTGACCAGAAGTTCACCCAGTTCATGCAGAACAAGTTCTGGATCACGAACAAAAACGCGCTGTACGGCAACTTTCAAGTCTCCCTGCGAATGATCGTACCTTCGAGCACGACGGGGGGACGCATCGACTCGATTGGCGTTCGTGCCGTTGATGGGTCTTGGGAAGTGTCGTTCCAGGGGCCCGGCCGAGCGGGGTTCGACACGGAGCATACCTTCGACCTCGTCAGGCAAGGCGATGTGGTTCATCTTACGCATGACGATCGGATGATCTCAGGGCGAATCTTCAATCGCAAGTCACGCCCACAAAAGCCATCACAGTTGGAAGATGCGTGTCACTTCTTTATCAAGATCAACGGCCACGACGAGTTTTGGATTACGAAGCTCGATCTCACGAGACCGGCCGGACTGAAGAAGGGAGTGAAGCGTTTTAACGACTTCATCCCGGAAGGAGCCGTGCTGCCTTCGGATATTGCCGAGCGACCGAAACGGACCGGCGAGCAGGTCGTTCAGTTGCCAGGCGAGATCGAAGAAATCTGCTGGGGAGAGAACGGACGAAGCTTGATTGCATATGTACCCACCACGCGAAAACTTTTCGTCATCGATGTCGATCAGCGGAAGCAGCGGGGCGAGATCCTGGTCGAAAGCGAAGTCGTCCGCTTCGCCGCAGGGAAAGACAAGCTAATCATCTCGCCAAATCCGTATACGCTCGAGCGTTGGGATCTCGCTTCACTCACGAAAGAAGCGGAAGTCAGCCTGGCCGCCGATGAACAGGTTTTAGAAGTATCGATGGGTTCCGCAGCTGACGGCCCGTTGTTAGTCGTCAAGCAATCGGGCGAGCAAGAAGCGGAACCATCATTGTGGAACGCCCAGACACTGCAGCCGCTCGATATGCCAATTACCTATGAAAGCAAGCGATCGCGTGGCTCTCCTTTACCTTGGGGGCGAAAGCCGCAGATACGAGCGGCGGCCAATGGTCAAGTGTTTGGCGTGACCGGTCCACAGGAATCGTTTCAACTGCTATGCGAGCCGAGCCGAGCTACCTTGACACTAGAGCGGAGTTCGAGTGATCGAATTCAGCTGATTATTCCCGATCCGTTCGGCCGCCGACAGTTCGGGATGCGCTCGTCAACGTATACGCCGAACTTTCATAGCGGAACTCCTGGTATTCCGATTCCAGCGATGCAAGGCAACTTCTGTCTGAAGGCCGCGCTTTTGCGTTCCGACGATGCGGCTCCACTCGATCTTTGTCCCGCGTATGTGAAGTTCTTTGTCGACGGCGACGAGGATCCGTTCACATCTTTGAAAGATCTTGATCTGACGTTGCCGAAAGAATCGTTCATGAACAAGTGGCGGGAAACACGACTCGCCGATGATCAACGCATTCAATGGATCCCTGATCTCGACACGATCGTGACGTTGCCTCACAGTGGAGGGCGAATCGTGTTTCGGGCTTTCGATATGGAGCAGATCTGGGAAAAGACCGATTACAACTATTTGTACGTTGTCGACCCTACTCCCATTGTGGCGGTCCGCGGAACGACGCTTGAGTACCAGCTCGAGTTTCGCTCGAAGGTCGAGCCGATCACGATTCGCCGGGTTAATCCTAGTGCTTTCCGTGGCTTGAAAGTCAGCGATTCGGGTTTGATTCAGTGGGAAGTACCGACTGAGTTCAAGGCATCGACTGATCGGCTCACCATCCTACTGAAAGCAGGCGAGCGGGAAGTTGAGTTTCCCATGACGATTCGTGTGGTCGATCCTGCTCCTAAAACACCCTCGGCGGCGAATGCTGATCCAACACCTTGGTCTAGCAAATCTGAGGAACCGAAGCCGCCAGCCATGCGAACGTGGACCGATCGTGAAACGGGACGAACCATTCAGGCCTCGCTCGTAAGTGTCTCGGAAGGGACGATACGCATTGTACGCGCCGACGGACAGCCGTTCGATCTCGCACTGGATCGCCTAAGTGATGAAGACAAAGCGTACGTGAGCTCGCGGCGTGACCAGCTAAAACAAGATACCGATCGATGA